In Dunckerocampus dactyliophorus isolate RoL2022-P2 chromosome 14, RoL_Ddac_1.1, whole genome shotgun sequence, one DNA window encodes the following:
- the agt gene encoding angiotensinogen, whose protein sequence is MDSFKMQRSPLVLLLLLLCCYLSGGRANRVYIHPFNLFAADNVSCETLQNRTAKPVDTVSKDPVNMAVLTPDERDPSERDNRTQDVTQRTAVLAELLNSLGLRMYQALSGKRRGANTLFSPVSTYGSLVTFDLGASKKTARSFQDLLGLSSGTDREDCVSLVDGRKVLKTLHRINSPVDDGPEDEITTQVWLFTRPHVRLSQDVVQGASDFTDSFFVRGVEFSKDEELEQLINAFVEKTSGGKVKDAFGDVDVNFNLLFVTSFNFHGNWKSTFRPEKTSLQEFLVDETTTVMTPVMTHTGLYHYYDDKMRRCTVVKLSLSKHAYMLVVLPHDGASLHDIEARLRTDVISSWYRNLHQGLLELSLPRFSASSANDVRDLLRNMDPEVESRLLGSQAEFSQLANTRTLNIDKAVNVVSFEMSEEGAVSQDEEEEAGVAVKVSINKPFFFSVMEGDSHAMLMLGKITNPTL, encoded by the exons ATGGACTCCTTTAAAATGCAGCGTTCTCCTctggtcctcctcctcctcctcctgtgctGCTACCTCTCAGGAGGCCGAGCCAACCGCGTCTACATCCACCCCTTCAATCTCTTCGCCGCCGACAACGTCAGTTGCGAGACCCTCCAGAACCGCACCGCCAAGCCCGTGGACACCGTTTCTAAGGATCCCGTCAACATGGCGGTCCTGACGCCGGACGAGCGGGATCCGTCCGAGCGGGACAACCGGACGCAGGACGTGACGCAGAGGACGGCGGTGTTGGCCGAGCTGTTGAACTCGCTGGGTCTGAGGATGTACCAGGCGCTCAGCGGCAAGCGGCGAGGAGCCAACACGCTCTTCTCGCCAGTCAGCACCTACGGCTCCCTCGTCACCTTTGACCTGGGGGCGTCCAAGAAGACGGCCCGCTCCTTCCAG GATCTTCTGGGCTTGAGCAGCGGCACCGACCGAGAAGATTGCGTCTCCCTGGTGGACGGACGGAAGGTCCTGAAGACGCTTCACCGCATCAACTCCCCGGTGGACGACGGGCCCGAAGACGAGATCACTACCCAAGTGTGGCTCTTCACCCGGCCACACGTTCGCCTGTCCCAGGACGTGGTTCAGGGCGCCAGCGACTTCACCGACTCCTTTTTCGTCCGCGGCGTGGAATTCTCCAAGGACGAGGAGCTGGAGCAGCTGATCAACGCTTTTGTGGAGAAGACGTCCGGCGGGAAAGTGAAAGACGCCTTCGGAGATGTGGACGTCAACTTCAACCTCCTGTTTGTCACGTCCTTCAACTTCCACG GCAACTGGAAGTCGACCTTCCGACCAGAGAAGACGTCCTTGCAGGAGTTTTTGGTAGACGAGACGACCACGGTGATGACGCCAGTGATGACCCACACTGGTCTCTACCACTACTACGATGACAAG ATGAGACGCTGCACGGTGGTCAAACTGTCTCTGAGCAAGCACGCCTACATGTTGGTGGTGCTTCCTCACGACGGCGCCAGCCTACACGACATAGAAGCTAGGCTACGCACCGACGTCATCTCCTCCTGGTACCGCAACCTCCACCAGGG GTTGTTGGAGTTGTCCCTGCCAAGGTTCTCCGCATCTTCAGCGAACGACGTGCGTGATCTCTTACGCAACATGGATCCAGAAGTGGAATCCAGACTTTTGGGCTCGCAGGCTGAATTCAGCCAACTGGCCAACACTCGAACCTTAAACATCGATAAG GCGGTCAACGTGGTGTCCTTTGAGATGTCGGAGGAAGGAGCAGTGTCccaggacgaggaggaggaggcgggcgTTGCTGTGAAAGTGTCCATTAACAAACCTTTCTTCTTTTCTGTGATGGAGGGAGATTCTCACGCTATGCTCATGTTGGGAAAGATCACCAACCCAACACTGTGA